A single Pseudoxanthomonas sp. DNA region contains:
- a CDS encoding DUF3606 domain-containing protein — MTDDKRNVGSPDRDRINLGEDYEVQYWSKELRVTPERLRSVVEAVGPSVKAVREHLGA; from the coding sequence ATGACCGACGACAAGCGCAACGTAGGGTCGCCCGACCGCGACCGCATCAATCTGGGCGAGGATTACGAGGTCCAGTACTGGTCGAAGGAACTGAGGGTCACACCGGAGAGGCTTCGTTCGGTCGTGGAGGCCGTCGGCCCGAGCGTGAAGGCGGTGCGGGAACATCTCGGCGCCTGA